A stretch of DNA from Kiritimatiellia bacterium:
ATCCTTCACCGTAACCGGCCGGGGTTTTACGGGCGGACGGAACGCGTCAATATCGTTGTCAAAAATCAGGTGCACTGAATTGAAACGTTGCGCCTTTTCCCATTTTAATGCCAGGCTTTGGGGCAATCCCTTTTCCGGGTCGGAAATCCAGAGATTTGGAAAAACTTCCGGCCGGTTTATGCCGTTTATAATCATTTCCGGAGCATATGCGTTGCTTGACGGAAAGATTTTAAAGCACGGGCAAGGCAGCTTAATGAGATTTTGGTTTCCCGCATGCCAGACGGCATTTCTTGTCCAGCCGGTTTTTCGCCTGCCCGGAGCGGGAGCAAGAAAGCCGCCGTTAGCGTCAAACAATCCGTCCGAAGCGTTCGTGTCCGTCATCCAGCGCGTGGTACTGACCCCGGGCGGAAAAAACGGCGCCAGCTTTTTCAATTCATCCAGGTTCTGCTCGCCGAAATAAACGCCGACCGGATATTCCCGGTTGGCGGCCCACCCGGCATTTTTTGCGGCCGGCAAAGAAACCCAGTACAAGCCCGGCGCCAAGGAGCGGTCAAATCGGAACGCAACCCAGCCCGTGCCGGGCGCAACGGATGCCTGCGCCTCGGCCAGAATTTCTTCCTGGTAAAAATCGCCGGGATAAACGGCCTTCCGTAATTTCGCGGCCAGGACGATTTCCCTGCCGCTTGTGTTCTTCAGCAATAATTCAACGGCATCAATCCTGTCGGCCGTTACCGGGAACATCACTCCCCGCGGTCTGTCAAGCTCTAGAAATTCGCTCACGGAAATCAATTCGCAAGCCGCTTCGCTCGTCGCCTTGGCCTTGGCGGCCAGCGCCAGATCCGCTCCGTCTTCGTTTTTTTTCCAGGGTATATATCCGCCATTTTTTAAAATAGCCTGCTGGACTTCCTGATAATCTTGCTTTGCCGTCCGGGAGCAGGTTTGTTTCTTTTTCACGGCCAGACCCGCGGCATATCCCGCCGCTTCGCCGCAGATGCCCAGCGTGCCCATGATCCGCGTGGAGCCGAAGGCGATTTTGGAAACACTGATGGTTCTGCCGGCCAACCACAGGTTGTCAAAATCTCTGCTATACAAACATCTCATCGGAATGGAGTAAATCCAGTCAAGCATGCCGTGAAAGGCGTAAATCCCCCGGCCTTTGAATCCTTCCGGATCATGAATGTCAATCGGCCAGCCGCCGTAGGCGACGGCGTCCTCAAACGCGTTTGTTTCCCTCAAGTCTTTTTCAGTCAGCACGTATTCTCCCGTGAAACGCCGCCCCTCCCGCTTGCCGGGCGCCATGCCGATCCAGGTCAGTTGATAGTTTTCCATGTCATGCCCCGGCGTGTTTTTCAAATGATCCCACACGCCGAAAAGGCATTTTAGCAATTCCTCGCGCATCTCCTGCGTGTCGCGGACGGAATCAATGATGCCGCCGTATTCTATCCAGGCAAAACCGCCTTTCTTTGCGCCGGACACAAAATTCAATTTAAAAGGCAAGGCGTCGTCATCCGGGTAATGATAAGCCCACTCCGGCCTGACAAACGGCACGGAATGGCCCATATCCTCGGCCTGAAAACCGAGCGATGCGCCCATGGTCAGGTTATTGGCCTTATCCGGCGCCAGGGTTTCGCCGTATTCGCTTTTCGCCTCAAACCCGATGCGATACGCCGCGCCCGCCGCGGCCGCCACAATGCCGTCGCCGGAAGCATCAATAAAATACGCGGCTTTGAATTTGTATCTCTTTTCGGTTGATAATTGCACCGCCCTTGCGGATTTGACAATCCGTCCCTCTTTTTCAACCTCATAAACACAGGTGTCCAGAAAAAGCGAAAGGTTTTTCTCCTGCCGGCATAACTCCCACATCACGACGCTTATGCCCGCTTCGCGGTTTTCGGGGTTAAATCTGATGGATTTTTCAACGATTTCCCCGGCAATGCCTTCCTCGCGGGCATTGGGAAGCCAGCCGCCGCAACTGGCGCCGCTGATGCGCACCCTGATCTCGGAGGAGGCATTGCCGCCGAGGACGGAACGGTCGTGCACCAGGACGGTGCGCGCGCCTTTTCGCGCCGCGGCAATCGCCGCGCAAATGCCGGCCAGGCCGCCGCCGATCACCGCAACGTCAAAGTCGCTCATAATTTCCGCATTGTCATACATGCCCTTTTTTTTCATCATAATCACCGGTTTTTTCATGATTGTTTCGCGTCCAGCAGTTCTTCCAGTGTTTTCCAAAGAATGTATTCCTTCTCCTCCGCGCTGACCGGCCAATCCCGGATATGTTCCAAATCGGATGCCGTCAGCGCGGCGTTGTTAAAGGGATAATCCATGCCATAGATTATGCGCCGGCAGCCGATTCGCCTGACAATCTCCATTGTCTTTTCCGGCGCAAGATAGCTGGAGTTTTCCAGGCCGGCGGGGGCATCCGGCCGGTTGTCCCCGGTTCGGGGCTGCAACGTTGACGTCAACCCGGCATAACAATTTTTATATTTTTCAAGCATCGCCAAAGCCTCTTCAAAATAATCCCGTCCGCCCATGTGTTCCACGATAATTTTCAGCCGCGGATATTTTGCGGCCAGCAGGCCGATTAGACGCGGACGGTATTTTTCCGGATGCCATCCGTGCGAGCTGGTATGAATCAGCAGCGGCAGGCCGATCTCTTCCACGCGGCGGCAGAAATCATCCACTGCGGGTTCGTCCAGACCGACCTGGAAAACCGGCGGATGGAGTTTCACGCCTTTAAATCCCTTGCGCGCGTATGTTTCCAGGATTTTGCCTGCTTCGGGGTTTTTCGGACTGACCGTAATAAACGCCGTGATTTCCGGATAATTGCGGATCTCGTTGTAAAGCCATTCATTGCAGGCGTTTTCTTGCGGCAGGGGGTTCCGGTACCAGCCGTCGTTCGGCATGCAATGCATGAACGGCGCCAATGCCACAGCCCTTGTTGCGCTTAATGCGCGCAGTATTTCCTCTAATCCGCGCAAAGAACCCAGGGCCGGATCGTTCCGGCTGTAAGTTCCCTCCGGCGCCACATGGCAATGGTTCAAGAATATTTTCATGTTAATGAAAGCGGTACAAAGAGCCTCCCCAGATACATTCATAAGCTCCCATGTCAACCGTGCCGTAACGCAGGCGGGTTTTGCCATCCAGGTCAACCGCATTCCGCATCCAATCCTCGTTCGTGCCCGTATTGACGCATGGCGAAGCCCATTGAAGCCGCCAATTGCCCGCGTCCTTGTCTATGAACTGCGGATTGGACTGGATGTTGTTGGTGTAATAATACCGATTGCCCCCTCCGGGGAACGAACTCGTGGGCGCAATGCAACAGTTGGCAATATAATATAAGCCGGTGCCGACCGCGCCGGTGTAAAATGTGAAATTACTGCTAGAACCGCCGTTCGCTTGGTTAAAATAGCTAACAACATTCTCCAGCCTGGCGGTTGTGTCAACCGGACAATCAATGCGCATGCCGCCGCCTTGATTGGCCAAACATGTATTGCTGACAAACGTGCAATTTATAAGGGACAGGTCCTGGCCATAGAGCCCTCCCCCGCGCGCAGCAGCTATGTTGTTATCCACAATGGAATTACGCAGAATTGCGCGGGAAGTCATATTCAGCCCCCCGCCATTGTTTAAACTTCTGTTTTGCGTTATCCGGCAATTTTGGATTATCGGGTCGGTATAGGCGCGAATTCCGCCGCCCTCACCTACGCCATTCTGAACCGTAAATCCATCCAACACGGCGGCCGCGGAGATAAAAAAACAGCGATTGCTAACAAGTTTCCCCGGAGGATTATTCCCATCCACAATCGTCAGCGCGTGCCCGTTGACGCTTTTGAGCGTCAGAACATTGGTTATGCTTACCTGGTTGGTCAGATAATACGTGCCGTTGGACACCCAAACCAGCCGGTCCGCAGTGTTGGTCATGGCGGCATTGACCACGTCAATGATGCTCGTGCCGGCCGTTTCCCAGGTGGTATATGGATTTATTGATGAACCGTTAGTCGTCACATAATGCGTGTCGGCAGGGCAGTTCAACGCAAAAAATGATCCGATAATAATTACAATCAAGCGTTTCATCTGTGCCTCCCCTTTGTTGTTAAAAAATGCCACATTCTCGCCGGCCCTATGGAAAACCATTAAAAATATATTTAAACATAATGGATGTGAAGTTTTTTTTAAATTTTGGAAGAAATTCATTTGGTTTCATATAACTCCGCCAATCCTATTTCGGCATGAAGTTCGTTATAATCACGCAACATGCCGATTTCCCGGAATGTCGCGCTGTTTTTTTTGTTCAATTCATCAAAACGCGCCCGCCATTTCATATGGCCGGACGGATGTTCTTCAAACCATTTTGTCAAGGACTGCCGCAGTGTCTCGCATTTGGCCTTTTTCCGGCCCAGATTTTCGCAGGCAATCCCGATTTGCGCGCTCCTTTTTTGCGCCGCCGCGTCGTCGTTTTTCCAGACCGGCGCGCCCTTTATTTCCCCGTGCCGGCCGTTGCCGGACTTGTCCCGGATCGCGAAGCCATTGTTTTCAATCATCAATTCCGCATCTTTGTCCTTCAGGGGATACCAGACCGCCAGCCCGTTCGTTACAACGTCAAAACCATTTCCCCTATACACGTCAAAAACCTCTTCGTCAGTCAACGCCCTGTCATAAATACGGACATCCTCCAATTCCCCCCGAAAGGCGCCGATACGATGATTAAACCGCCCCGCCAGGCATAAATATCCGCCGGCGAGCCCCCCTGTTCCCCCGGCATATGCCAGTTCGTTCTTCTGCTTGATCCCATCTATATACAGTTTCATCTTTCCGTCGCCAACCCCGGGACTGCTCCAGACCGCCGCCAAATGCCGCCAGTTTTGACTGTCAGCAATGTTTCTATCCCAATCAAGGTAGCCGCTTCCTTTTCCGTCCTGACCGGACAGGTAAAATCCCATGTCATTTTGAAAATGGATAATGACCGGGCCTCGCAGTAAATTGCCGATTTTATATTCCCCCTTGACCCACATTGTCACCGTAACGGCGCTCATGCCTTTCGTTATTGGTTTTGCCGCCACCATGCCGTCATCCATTCCGTCAAATCTCGCTCCCGCATCAGCGTTCCTGCCCGGCATGGACGTCAAAAACAAAGCCGACAGGCCGGCGCCAAACCAGCTGTAATTACATCGCCGCATAATAGTTTTAATCCGCAAGCAGAACTTCCAATTTTACCCGCGCGACGCATTCCTTGCTCCTGCGCTGCAATTTGACACAATCTCTGGACAGCAAAATCAGATCCCGGACGTCCGGTTCCGGCTCTGCCGCCATTTTTACCGCCCGATCCCAGACCCGCAACAAATTTTCAACCTCTTCCCCTTCGCTCCCGGCCGTTTTAATTTCAGCCAGATTTTTTTTATACTGTTCCGCCGCTCCGGCTAATTTTTTGATTTTATCCGCCATGTGCCGGGTATAGACGCGGTTGATTTCTTTTTCCGCGGCATGAACATCATCGCCGATATTCCCCTTGAACACAAATTTTCCGAAATTAGGCACGTCATGAAATCCCTTTTCAAGGAATGGCCAACAGGTAACTCTTTCTTCCGGCGGCCCGGTAAATATATAACGACCCACGTTCACGGCCCATTCGTCGCCTTCTTTCACCGGATCACCCATCAGGATTTTGAATGGAACGCGCATTTCCAGCGCCCATTCCGTCTTTCCCACGGATACCGCGGCCTCCCAATCCGTCATGGCTAATTTATATTCCCTGGCAGGCCGGCCTCCGCTGCGATCTCCCCTGCTGTTCACCAGCAGTTGCGTGTAGGTCGGCGCCCCGGATGGAAACAACATCAGCTCCATGCTGTCATCCTGCCAAAGCACGGTGCCGGTTGTCCTTAATTTTTCCGGATTCGGTTCTTC
This window harbors:
- a CDS encoding FAD-dependent oxidoreductase, encoding MKKPVIMMKKKGMYDNAEIMSDFDVAVIGGGLAGICAAIAAARKGARTVLVHDRSVLGGNASSEIRVRISGASCGGWLPNAREEGIAGEIVEKSIRFNPENREAGISVVMWELCRQEKNLSLFLDTCVYEVEKEGRIVKSARAVQLSTEKRYKFKAAYFIDASGDGIVAAAAGAAYRIGFEAKSEYGETLAPDKANNLTMGASLGFQAEDMGHSVPFVRPEWAYHYPDDDALPFKLNFVSGAKKGGFAWIEYGGIIDSVRDTQEMREELLKCLFGVWDHLKNTPGHDMENYQLTWIGMAPGKREGRRFTGEYVLTEKDLRETNAFEDAVAYGGWPIDIHDPEGFKGRGIYAFHGMLDWIYSIPMRCLYSRDFDNLWLAGRTISVSKIAFGSTRIMGTLGICGEAAGYAAGLAVKKKQTCSRTAKQDYQEVQQAILKNGGYIPWKKNEDGADLALAAKAKATSEAACELISVSEFLELDRPRGVMFPVTADRIDAVELLLKNTSGREIVLAAKLRKAVYPGDFYQEEILAEAQASVAPGTGWVAFRFDRSLAPGLYWVSLPAAKNAGWAANREYPVGVYFGEQNLDELKKLAPFFPPGVSTTRWMTDTNASDGLFDANGGFLAPAPGRRKTGWTRNAVWHAGNQNLIKLPCPCFKIFPSSNAYAPEMIINGINRPEVFPNLWISDPEKGLPQSLALKWEKAQRFNSVHLIFDNDIDAFRPPVKPRPVTVKD
- a CDS encoding amidohydrolase family protein — translated: MKIFLNHCHVAPEGTYSRNDPALGSLRGLEEILRALSATRAVALAPFMHCMPNDGWYRNPLPQENACNEWLYNEIRNYPEITAFITVSPKNPEAGKILETYARKGFKGVKLHPPVFQVGLDEPAVDDFCRRVEEIGLPLLIHTSSHGWHPEKYRPRLIGLLAAKYPRLKIIVEHMGGRDYFEEALAMLEKYKNCYAGLTSTLQPRTGDNRPDAPAGLENSSYLAPEKTMEIVRRIGCRRIIYGMDYPFNNAALTASDLEHIRDWPVSAEEKEYILWKTLEELLDAKQS
- a CDS encoding choice-of-anchor Q domain-containing protein, whose amino-acid sequence is MKRLIVIIIGSFFALNCPADTHYVTTNGSSINPYTTWETAGTSIIDVVNAAMTNTADRLVWVSNGTYYLTNQVSITNVLTLKSVNGHALTIVDGNNPPGKLVSNRCFFISAAAVLDGFTVQNGVGEGGGIRAYTDPIIQNCRITQNRSLNNGGGLNMTSRAILRNSIVDNNIAAARGGGLYGQDLSLINCTFVSNTCLANQGGGMRIDCPVDTTARLENVVSYFNQANGGSSSNFTFYTGAVGTGLYYIANCCIAPTSSFPGGGNRYYYTNNIQSNPQFIDKDAGNWRLQWASPCVNTGTNEDWMRNAVDLDGKTRLRYGTVDMGAYECIWGGSLYRFH
- a CDS encoding LamG domain-containing protein, coding for MDDGMVAAKPITKGMSAVTVTMWVKGEYKIGNLLRGPVIIHFQNDMGFYLSGQDGKGSGYLDWDRNIADSQNWRHLAAVWSSPGVGDGKMKLYIDGIKQKNELAYAGGTGGLAGGYLCLAGRFNHRIGAFRGELEDVRIYDRALTDEEVFDVYRGNGFDVVTNGLAVWYPLKDKDAELMIENNGFAIRDKSGNGRHGEIKGAPVWKNDDAAAQKRSAQIGIACENLGRKKAKCETLRQSLTKWFEEHPSGHMKWRARFDELNKKNSATFREIGMLRDYNELHAEIGLAELYETK
- a CDS encoding sugar-binding protein, with amino-acid sequence MDMIKTIFYVMALVASASCADAVERPSYPCHRLAQSPVIDGKVNDAAWQNMPEAIGFYIYRGAGEYAVEKQTSFKAGWTEEALYLAVRAEEPNPEKLRTTGTVLWQDDSMELMLFPSGAPTYTQLLVNSRGDRSGGRPAREYKLAMTDWEAAVSVGKTEWALEMRVPFKILMGDPVKEGDEWAVNVGRYIFTGPPEERVTCWPFLEKGFHDVPNFGKFVFKGNIGDDVHAAEKEINRVYTRHMADKIKKLAGAAEQYKKNLAEIKTAGSEGEEVENLLRVWDRAVKMAAEPEPDVRDLILLSRDCVKLQRRSKECVARVKLEVLLAD